In Hydractinia symbiolongicarpus strain clone_291-10 chromosome 13, HSymV2.1, whole genome shotgun sequence, a single genomic region encodes these proteins:
- the LOC130623528 gene encoding zinc finger protein 543-like, translated as MKVTVCFVDTKLGVPYKVVVPCDEGTITIADLSDRAALRYHRIFPKVEEERQIQFLKTLKEGAILDPSDLVKDVLDDRELVCACFNEEQLHSQTSSDVQEICSNEIVTDEQVIVLEQPTQEKLNQEHTYSSTTSLQDKNATIDEEIIVYRCGVCDEILPTKDSLITHQTLHNQQDLHKCPKCPRFFSQQGNLEQHMRCHGRKKPRDVACTVCGKVLKNPDNLKRHMYIHTDERPFACPECGKGFRAKSDLRVHIRIHTGERPYWCPVSGCGKAFNDRSSFRRHKMVHAVGRNESRSLPGPTVPVFTQLQATTDKFKKMKSTVVEKGQTPATPMSLEELLVTSKNLNIVKDGSENIPNKVETANQHIAAVSDDDSLQGALYVIVTSNVPAAGTTVSSELPVTNFTSLLQCKQCFEICTDKETMKLHIHKHINTLNHGTYVENENQTGSPVIRDPINTLVTDCGEDSRQMSDVEQSKQQLDDSISEQINVISSELLREEQM; from the exons ATGAAGGTGACCGTATGCTTTGTGGACACTAAACTTGGTGTCCCTTACAAAGTAGTGGTTCCTTGTGACGAGGGGACAATAACAATCGCAGACTTATCAGACAGGGCTGCCTTGAGGTACCACAGAATATTTCCAAAG GTTGAAGAAGAAAGACAgattcagtttttaaaaactttaaaggaAGGAGCAATACTTGATCCATCTGACCTTGTAAAAGATGTACTTGATGACAGAGAATTG gtgtGTGCATGTTTCAATGAAGAACAACTTCATTCACAGACTTCTTCAGATGTCCAAGAAATTTGTTCAAATGAAATTG TTACTGATGAGCAAGTTATTGTGCTTGAACAACCAACCCAAGAAAAACTGAATCAAGAG CATACCTATTCATCAACTACATCCTTACAAGATAAAAACGCAACGATAGATGAAGAAATTATAGTGTACAG ATGTGGCGTGTGTGACGAGATACTTCCCACAAAAGATTCCTTAATCACGCACCAAACTCTTCACAATCAACAGGACTTGCATAAATGCCCAAAATGTCCCCGTTTTTTTAGTCAGCAGGGTAATTTAGAACAACACATGCGTTGCCATGGTCGCAAGAAGCCACGTGATGTGGCTTGCACTGTTTGTGGTAAGGTGTTGAAAAATCCAGATAACTTGAAGAGACATATGTATATACATACAG ACGAACGTCCATTCGCTTGTCCTGAGTGTGGCAAAGGTTTTCGTGCGAAATCCGACCTCCGCGTGCATATCAGAATCCACACAGGTGAACGCCCGTATTGGTGCCCTGTGAGTGGGTGTGGCAAGGCTTTCAACGACCGCTCCTCGTTTCGGAGACACAAAATGGTACATGCAGTCGGTAGGAACGAATCTCGTAGTTTGCCAGGCCCTACTGTCCCTGTATTTACTCAGCTGCAAGCCACGACTGATAAGTTTAAAAAGATGAAATCTACTGTCGTCGAGAAAG GGCAAACTCCAGCAACACCAATGTCACTAGAAGAATTACTGGTTACAAGCAAAAATCTGAACATTGTGAAGGACGGCTCAGAAAACATTCCAAACAAAGTGGAAACGGCTAATCAGCATATAGCAGCCGTCAGTGATGACGACAGCTTGCAAGGGGCTCTATACGTCATCGTAACGTCAAACGTTCCGGCAGCCGGAACGACTGTTTCATCAGAGCTCCCTGTTACGAACTTTACAAGTTTACTGCAGTGTAAGCAATGCTTTGAGATTTGCACCGATAAAGAAACGATGAAGCTACATATACACAAGCACATTAATACGCTTAATCACGGAACGTATGTAGAAAATGAAAATCAGACAGGAAGCCCTGTTATACGCGACCCGATTAATACCTTAGTAACTGATTGTGGAGAGGATAGCCGACAAATGTCTGACGTTGAACAAAGCAAACAGCAGTTGGATGATAGTATTTCGGAACAAATAAATGTGATTTCAAGCGAATTGTTGAGGGAAGAGCAAatgtag
- the LOC130624178 gene encoding lactosylceramide 1,3-N-acetyl-beta-D-glucosaminyltransferase-like → MLNQERCSITKLLVVIFVLLQLFVVLYYAGIYGKINANFPRFKISMLVSRYKPIQNKSSLHDHVLKELMKNPIYSKFGIKHAKSRKRVTLLIIVSTGPRRHDRRQGIRQTWWQECKPTKMVIPECIFMTDHQNPEDKFYNITKYEASTYKDMHFQNLTGGIQFGKRFLYHMIYALTYYEFDYFLRADDDYFFCLNNFLQELPVPMVHNFHWGWVHCNIDITRPEESMILLSQDLILRFLQQDYRSMMCHPWADQMIGVWSTYMNMTYLFRHDERLHHTPIVKDEPQLRQTENICHHYMGIHGAYPKDVRILWKHRGPTRSVTGNLIANSNICVIQRTFQWSYFTEVWKYEPRLCVDDPVWDTSKQFVLHGSYSGRQDVDKQK, encoded by the exons atgttaaatcagGAGAGATGTTCAATCACAAAACTTTTGGTTGTCATTTTTGTGCTGTTACAGTTATTTGTAGTGTTGTATTACGCaggcatttacgggaaaatcAACGCTAATTTCCCAAGATTTAAGATCTCTATGTTAGTGTCGCGTTATAAACCGATACAAAATAAATCAAGTTTGCATGACCATGTGCTTAAAGAACTTATGAAAAATCCAATTTATTCTAAATTTGGGATTAAACATGCGAAATCGAGAAAAAGAGTTACTTTGTTGATTATCGTATCAACCGGACCTCGACGCCATGACCGGAGACAAGGAATACGACAAACATGGTGGCAGGAGTGCAAACCGACGAAAATG GTTATCCCAGAATGCATTTTCATGACCGATCATCAAAATCCAGAAGATAAGTTTTACAACATCACGAAGTACGAAGCCAGTACATACAAAGACATGCATTTTCAAAATCTAACAGGAGGAATCCAATTTGGGAAACGATTTCTATACCATATGATCTATGCCCTTACTTACTATGAATTTGATTATTTTCTTAGAGCAGACGAtgactattttttttgtttgaataacTTTCTACAAGAGCTTCCTGTGCCCATGGTGCATAATTTTCATTGGGGTTGGGTGCACTGTAATATCGATATCACCCGACCCGAAGAAAGCATGATTTTATTATCACAAGATCTTATTTTGAGATTCTTACAGCAAGACTATAGGAGTATGATGTGCCATCCGTGGGCAGACCAAATGATAGGTGTATGGTCGACTTACATGAATATGACGTATTTGTTCCGACATGACGAACGGCTACATCACACGCCGATTGTAAAGGACGAGCCACAATTACGGCAGACCGAAAATATATGTCATCATTATATGGGTATACATGGTGCTTACCCAAAGGATGTAAGGATACTTTGGAAACATAGAGGCCCTACTAGATCGGTTACCGGTAATTTAATCGCTAATTCAAATATATGTGTAATCCAACGAACTTTTCAGTGGAGTTACTTTACTGAGGTGTGGAAGTATGAGCCTCGTTTGTGCGTAGATGATCCTGTTTGGGATACATCGAAACAGTTTGTTTTGCACGGCTCTTACTCCGGTCGACAAGACGTGGATAAACAAAAGTAG